Proteins encoded together in one Rhizobacter sp. J219 window:
- the ybaK gene encoding Cys-tRNA(Pro) deacylase yields MAKKDHVSETPATQLLKQQKVAYTEHVYDYVDHGGTTESARQLGVDEHHVVKTLVMEDENAKPLIVLMHGDRQVSTKNLARQIGTKKVSPCKPEVAQRHSGYLVGGTSPFGTKKAMPIYVESTVLELPRIYINGGRRGYLVGLSPQVLTEVLNAKPVQCAGAE; encoded by the coding sequence ATGGCCAAGAAAGACCACGTCTCCGAAACCCCCGCCACCCAACTGCTCAAGCAGCAGAAGGTGGCCTACACCGAGCACGTCTACGACTACGTCGACCACGGCGGCACCACCGAGTCGGCCCGGCAGCTCGGCGTCGACGAACACCATGTCGTGAAGACGCTGGTGATGGAAGACGAGAACGCCAAGCCGCTGATCGTGCTGATGCACGGCGACCGGCAGGTGAGCACGAAGAACCTCGCACGCCAGATCGGCACGAAGAAGGTCAGCCCCTGCAAGCCCGAGGTGGCGCAGCGCCACAGCGGCTATCTGGTGGGCGGCACCTCGCCCTTCGGCACCAAGAAGGCCATGCCGATCTACGTGGAAAGCACGGTGCTCGAGTTGCCGCGCATCTACATCAACGGCGGGCGCCGAGGCTACCTTGTCGGCCTTTCGCCACAGGTGTTGACCGAGGTGCTGAACGCGAAGCCGGTGCAGTGCGCGGGTGCAGAATAG
- a CDS encoding HD-GYP domain-containing protein: MKNRIRLGGPVPFNIRGPDNRLLLARGQVIRDEAQLDALFERGAVVDVDDLKGPRAEVIEAPVETLPGLWSGCIDRVGRTLRTPTLPEFAQALEEAAEPVLALVERDPDLAIFQVVRQDAAGKNPYGVAHSVHTAIASYLVAQRLGWDKPAIERVFKAALTMNLAMLELQCRLATQVTPLTAAQREVIHDHPTRSAEMLEASGVADADWLAAVRNHHEVPGGHGYPRACQDVDDMASLLRRVDMYTAKLSPRITRTAMPANQAGRDLFVKDAQHPMAAAVIKEFGVYPPGCFVQLECGELGVVIKRGANANTPVVAALTARNGDALMEPARRQTDHRGFAVVGVVPESALRVRVSPEKLVVLATR; this comes from the coding sequence GTGAAGAATCGCATCCGCCTGGGTGGGCCGGTGCCGTTCAACATCCGCGGGCCGGACAACCGCCTGCTGCTCGCCCGCGGCCAGGTCATCCGAGACGAAGCACAGCTCGATGCCCTGTTCGAGCGCGGCGCAGTGGTCGATGTGGACGACCTGAAGGGGCCGCGCGCCGAGGTGATCGAGGCGCCGGTCGAGACGCTGCCGGGGCTGTGGAGCGGCTGCATCGACCGTGTGGGCCGCACGCTGCGCACGCCCACGCTGCCCGAATTTGCTCAGGCGCTGGAGGAGGCCGCCGAGCCGGTGCTGGCACTTGTCGAGCGCGACCCCGACCTCGCCATCTTCCAGGTGGTGCGCCAGGATGCTGCGGGCAAGAACCCTTATGGCGTCGCGCATTCCGTGCACACCGCGATAGCCAGCTACCTGGTCGCGCAACGCCTGGGCTGGGACAAGCCGGCCATCGAGCGTGTCTTCAAGGCGGCGCTGACGATGAACCTCGCGATGCTGGAGCTGCAGTGCCGCCTGGCCACGCAAGTCACGCCGCTCACGGCCGCGCAGCGCGAAGTGATCCACGACCACCCGACGCGCAGCGCCGAGATGCTCGAAGCCTCGGGCGTGGCCGATGCCGATTGGCTGGCCGCGGTGCGCAACCACCATGAGGTCCCCGGCGGCCACGGCTACCCGCGCGCCTGCCAGGACGTCGACGACATGGCCTCGCTGCTGCGCCGCGTCGACATGTACACCGCCAAGCTGAGCCCTCGCATCACGCGCACCGCCATGCCTGCCAACCAGGCCGGGCGCGACCTCTTCGTCAAGGACGCGCAGCACCCGATGGCGGCGGCGGTGATCAAGGAATTCGGCGTCTACCCGCCGGGCTGCTTCGTGCAGCTGGAGTGCGGTGAACTGGGCGTGGTGATCAAGCGGGGGGCGAATGCCAACACGCCGGTCGTCGCGGCACTGACCGCGCGCAACGGCGACGCGCTGATGGAGCCGGCGCGGCGCCAGACCGACCACCGCGGCTTCGCCGTCGTCGGCGTGGTGCCGGAGAGCGCGCTGCGGGTGCGGGTGTCGCCCGAAAAGCTGGTGGTGCTGGCCACCCGTTGA
- a CDS encoding aldo/keto reductase, with product MQHVQLGRSDLRVTPICLGTMTFGQQVDEALAHSLLDQAIGRGINFIDTAEMYAVPARRETYGATERIIGTWLASRPGMRQKIVLATKVAGPARGMDWIRNGSPDLSPADIAQACDDSLKRLQTEVIDLYQIHWPNRNAPMFGGLYFDPKHDKPQTSIHDQLDAFGKLVKAGKVRHIGLSNETPWGVAEFVRLAEQHGLPRVVTVQNPYALTSRALDNGLDETLYRYGVSLLAYSPLAFGALTGKYDASGFTGPAEKGRLAAFESSRKQRWGRPEALEAARLYNALAKAHGLTPTQLALAFCYRSRRVASTIIGVTNSQQLVENLDAWDVQLSPELLAEIDAIRWKHRDPAQ from the coding sequence ATGCAGCACGTTCAACTCGGTCGCAGCGACCTGCGCGTCACCCCCATCTGCCTCGGCACCATGACCTTCGGCCAGCAGGTCGACGAAGCGCTGGCGCACTCGTTGCTCGACCAGGCCATCGGCCGCGGCATCAACTTCATCGACACCGCCGAGATGTACGCCGTGCCCGCGCGGCGCGAGACCTACGGCGCCACCGAGCGCATCATCGGCACCTGGCTCGCGTCGCGGCCCGGCATGCGCCAGAAGATCGTGCTCGCCACCAAGGTCGCCGGCCCGGCGCGCGGCATGGACTGGATCCGCAACGGCTCGCCCGACCTGAGCCCCGCCGACATCGCCCAGGCCTGCGACGACAGCCTGAAGCGCCTGCAGACGGAGGTCATCGACCTGTACCAGATCCACTGGCCGAACCGCAATGCGCCGATGTTCGGCGGCCTCTACTTCGACCCGAAGCACGACAAGCCGCAGACCTCCATCCACGACCAGCTCGACGCTTTCGGCAAGCTGGTGAAGGCGGGCAAGGTGCGCCACATTGGCCTCTCGAACGAGACGCCCTGGGGTGTGGCCGAGTTCGTGCGCCTGGCCGAGCAGCACGGCCTGCCGCGTGTGGTGACGGTGCAGAACCCGTATGCGCTGACCAGCCGCGCGCTCGACAACGGGCTCGATGAAACGCTCTACCGCTACGGCGTCTCGCTGCTGGCGTATTCGCCGCTGGCGTTCGGTGCGCTCACCGGCAAGTACGACGCCTCCGGTTTTACCGGGCCGGCAGAGAAGGGCCGCCTGGCGGCCTTCGAGTCCTCGCGCAAGCAACGCTGGGGCCGGCCCGAGGCGCTGGAGGCGGCGCGTCTCTACAACGCGTTGGCGAAGGCACACGGCCTCACGCCGACGCAACTCGCACTGGCCTTCTGCTACCGCTCGCGGCGTGTGGCGAGCACGATCATCGGCGTCACGAACTCGCAGCAGCTGGTCGAAAACCTGGACGCGTGGGATGTACAGCTCTCGCCCGAGCTTTTGGCCGAAATCGATGCCATCCGCTGGAAGCACCGAGACCCCGCTCAATGA